GATCGGCTGGATGATGGCAAGCGCCGCGATGATGGTGATGGGTGCCCAGATGGCGAGATGCGCCCAGAGCGGCAGCTTGAAGGTCATGTCCGTCAGCATGTAGCCGCCGACGATGAGGTGGCCGAGTACCAGGATCACCAGATAGGGCGGGAGGTCGTCGGCACGTTGATGGGAGATATCTTCGTCGCAGACCGCACAACGGTCGACGGGCTTCAGGAAAGCGCAAAAGAGCTTGCCGGTGCCGCAGCGCGGGCAGCGGTTCAGCATGCCACGTAAAATCGACCGTCCGAGCGGACGTTCGCTCTCGTCTGAACCACCGAAACGGATGGGAGAGTTGGATGGGCTGCCCGTCATGAATACGCTTCCTCCGTGCCGGCAGCCATCTTTTATCTGCGGCCGCGCGGCGGTCTCGTGCCCGGCGCCCTGCGGACTTGGCTCTTGTTGCGGCGGGTCGCCTTGTGGAAGGAGCGCACCGCCGTCGGCATAGGCTTGCCGTCGCTCAGCATTTCGAAGCGCAGGGCTCCGGCAAGCGGCACGGCCTCCGCCAGTCTCACCGTCACATCGTCGCCGAGACGATAGCCGAGCCCCGTTCTTTCACCCGTCAGCGCCTGATGCGCCTCGTCATAAATGAAGTAATCGGTGCCGAGCGTAGATATAGGGATGAAACCGTCGGCGCCATAGTCCGGCAGGGTGACAAAAAGTCCCGACTTGGTGACGCCACCGACGCGCGCCTCGAATTCCGCACCGACACGGCCGGCAAGGTGATGGGCAATGAGCCTATCCACGGTCTCGCGCTCGGCAGCCATGGCCCGACGCTCGAAGGTCGAGATTTCGGCGGAGATATCGTCGAGCGACGCCTCTTCGTCCGGCGTGATCCCGCCTTCACCGAGGCCGAGTGAGCCAACGAGCGCGCGATG
The Rhizobium sp. 11515TR DNA segment above includes these coding regions:
- a CDS encoding DUF983 domain-containing protein codes for the protein MTGSPSNSPIRFGGSDESERPLGRSILRGMLNRCPRCGTGKLFCAFLKPVDRCAVCDEDISHQRADDLPPYLVILVLGHLIVGGYMLTDMTFKLPLWAHLAIWAPITIIAALAIIQPIKGGVIGLQWALRMHGFGGHDDSPEEWDQGNDRS